From Pigmentibacter ruber, a single genomic window includes:
- a CDS encoding sugar MFS transporter produces MVSAVKFPQPNQHNVVQNQQSHTFAIGVVSTLFFLFGFITCLNDILVPHLKEVFNLSNTEASMVQFTFFGAYFLISIPASKLISKFGYKSSFIVGLALTTLGCLSFFISADFMIYTFFLGGLFILASGIVILQVAANPYLTILGGPEKASSRLIFAQGLNSLGTTLAPLLGSRILSDTNPADGIVKTQEELIKAAHAVEIPYLGLAAFAILIAVALAFYKFPANKPAKSTLTSHEESQFKLFDYPSLVMGVIGIFVYVGAEVSIGSIMVNFISSPEIGNMSHQKAAQLLAYYWGGAMVGRFIGAYVTTKVKPHKVLFVHAVAAALLVTVTVFATGHLAMYSIIAVGFFNSIMFPTIFVLCTQSLGKYMEKASGIICVAIVGGALIPPLQAFVVDHMNIHISYVVPLLCYLYIAFFALKVKSKV; encoded by the coding sequence ATGGTTTCTGCTGTGAAGTTTCCTCAGCCAAATCAGCATAATGTTGTGCAAAATCAGCAAAGTCACACATTTGCCATTGGTGTTGTTTCAACTCTGTTTTTTCTTTTTGGCTTTATTACTTGTCTGAATGATATTCTTGTTCCTCACTTAAAAGAAGTATTTAATTTATCAAATACGGAAGCTTCAATGGTACAATTTACCTTTTTTGGAGCTTATTTTTTAATCTCAATCCCAGCAAGTAAACTGATTTCTAAGTTTGGCTATAAGTCAAGCTTTATAGTAGGTCTTGCACTAACAACTCTTGGATGTTTATCATTTTTTATTTCTGCTGATTTTATGATCTACACCTTCTTTTTGGGTGGACTTTTTATTCTAGCAAGTGGAATAGTTATTTTACAAGTTGCAGCTAATCCATATTTAACTATATTAGGTGGCCCAGAAAAAGCTTCTAGTAGGCTTATTTTTGCGCAGGGATTAAACTCATTAGGAACAACTTTAGCACCATTACTAGGTTCCAGAATTCTTTCTGATACAAATCCAGCTGATGGCATTGTGAAAACTCAAGAAGAGCTAATTAAAGCAGCTCATGCGGTTGAAATACCGTATTTAGGTTTAGCTGCATTTGCTATTTTAATAGCTGTTGCTCTCGCTTTTTATAAGTTTCCAGCAAACAAACCAGCTAAAAGTACTTTAACTTCTCATGAAGAATCACAGTTTAAATTATTCGATTATCCTAGCCTTGTAATGGGAGTAATAGGTATTTTTGTTTATGTTGGAGCAGAAGTTTCTATAGGCAGTATTATGGTTAACTTTATTTCCTCTCCTGAAATTGGAAATATGAGCCATCAAAAAGCGGCTCAATTGCTAGCTTACTATTGGGGTGGAGCTATGGTGGGACGTTTTATAGGCGCATATGTTACTACCAAAGTTAAACCTCATAAAGTTTTATTCGTCCATGCTGTTGCAGCCGCTCTCTTAGTGACTGTAACTGTATTTGCTACAGGCCATTTAGCTATGTACAGCATTATTGCTGTAGGTTTTTTCAACTCAATTATGTTCCCGACTATTTTTGTTCTTTGTACACAATCCCTTGGGAAGTATATGGAAAAAGCTTCTGGAATCATTTGTGTAGCAATTGTTGGTGGAGCATTAATTCCACCACTACAAGCTTTTGTGGTAGATCATATGAACATTCATATTAGCTATGTTGTTCCTTTGCTCTGCTATTTGTATATTGCTTTCTTTGCACTAAAGGTAAAATCAAAAGTTTAG